In Nicotiana tabacum cultivar K326 chromosome 11, ASM71507v2, whole genome shotgun sequence, a single window of DNA contains:
- the LOC107782074 gene encoding dihydroxy-acid dehydratase, chloroplastic-like yields MQAQLLSPPTYRPTPTTLTTTLFPKCRPHFKKPPTFTIKATTTTSTPPPPPPPQTTTQKLNKYSSRITEPKSQGGSQAILYGVGLTDEDMSKPQIGISSVWYEGNTCNMHLLKLAEAVKEGVQEANMVGFRFNTIGVSDAISMGTRGMCFSLQSRDLIADSIETVMSAQWYDGNIAIPGCDKNMPGTIMAMGRLNRPSIMIYGGTIKPGHFQGHTFDIVSAFQVYGEYVSGSISDEERMNVVRNSCPGAGACGGMYTANTMASAIEVLGMSLPYSSSTPAEDPLKLDECRLAGKYLLELLKMDLKPRDIITKKSLRNAMVMVMALGGSTNAVLHLIAIARSVGLELTLDDFQKVSDAVPFLADLKPSGKYVMEDVHKIGGTPAVIRHLLELGYLDWDCMTVTGKTLAENAKLFPSLAEGQQIIRPLSNPIKETGHIQILYGNLAPDGSVAKITGKEGMYFSGLALVFEGEEAMIAAISEDPLRFKGKVVVIRGEGPKGGPGMPEMLTPTSAIMGAGLGKDCALLTDGRFSGGSHGYVVGHICPEAQEGGPIGLVQDGDVITIDIQKRKMDVQLSDEEFEQRRKNWTTPAYKADRGVLYKYIRNVQSASKGCVTDE; encoded by the exons ATGCAAGCTCAATTACTTTCCCCACCCACCTACCGCCCTACCCCCACCACCCTCACCACCACCCTTTTCCCAAAATGTAGACCCCACTTCAAGAAACCACCCACCTTCACCATCAAAGCCACCACCACCACCTCaacacccccacccccacccccaccacaAACCACCACTCAAAAACTCAACAAATACAGTAGCCGTATAACTGAACCAAAATCCCAAGGTGGGTCACAAGCAATTCTATATGGTGTAGGATTAACTGATGAGGATATGAGTAAACCCCAGATAGGAATTTCTTcagtttggtatgaaggaaataCTTGTAATATGCATTTGTTGAAATTAGCTGAAGCTGTGAAAGAAGGGGTTCAAGAAGCTAATATGGTTGGGTTTAGGTTTAATACTATTGGTGTTAGTGATGCTATTAGTATGGGGACACGTGGCATGTGTTTTAGTTTGCAGTCAAGGGATTTGATTGCTGATAGTATTGAAACTGTTATGTCTGCTCAGTGGTATGATGGGAATATTGCTATTCCTGGCTGTGACAAAAAT ATGCCAGGCACAATTATGGCGATGGGAAGACTAAACAGGCCAAGTATCATGATATACGGTGGAACCATTAAG CCTGGTCATTTTCAAGGGCACACATTCGACATTGTATCCGCTTTCCAG GTGTATGGAGAGTATGTTAGTGGTTCTATTAGTGATGAAGAAAGGATGAATGTAGTTCGTAATTCATGTCCTGGTGCGGGGGCTTGTGGTGGAATGTATACAGCAAACACCATGGCATCTGCTATTGAGGTGTTGGGCATGTCACTGCCTTATAG TTCTTCCACACCAGCTGAAGACCCACTGAAGTTGGATGAGTGCCGTCTAGCGGGAAAATATCTTCTGGAATTGTTGAAGATGGACTTGAAACCTCGAGATATCATCACGAAAAAGTCGCTGCGAAATGCTATGGTGATGGTCATGGCACTTGGTGGATCCACAAATGCTGTACTGCATTTAATTGCTATTGCAAG ATCTGTTGGCTTGGAATTAACTCTAGATGACTTCCAGAAGGTTAGCGATGCGGTTCCTTTCCTTGCCGATCTGAAGCCTAGTGGAAAATATGTTATGGAGGATGTGCACAAG ATTGGAGGTACACCCGCGGTCATTCGCCACCTGTTGGAGCTTGGGTATTTGGACTGGGACTGTATGACTG TCACGGGAAAGACTCTTGCTGAAAACGCAAAGCTATTTCCTTCTTTAGCTGAAGGTCAG CAAATTATAAGACCATTGTCCAACCCCATCAAAGAAACGGGCCACATTCAGATATTATATGGAAACCTTGCACCAGACGGCAGCGTGGCAAAGATCACTGGGAAAGAAGGGATGTACTTTTCTG GCCTCGCCCTAGTGTTTGAAGGAGAGGAAGCTATGATTGCGGCTATCTCAGAAGACCCTTTGAGATTTAAG GGAAAAGTTGTTGTCATTAGAGGAGAGGGACCTAAGGGAGGACCAGGAATGCCCGAAATGTTGACACCAACAAGTGCCATTATGGGTGCAGGTCTTGGGAAG GATTGTGCATTACTTACTGATGGAAGATTTTCTGGAGGTTCTCATGGATATGTCGTTGGACATATATGTCCTGAAGCACAG GAAGGAGGTCCAATCGGTCTTGTTCAAGATGGAGACGTCATAACGATTGACATTCAGAAGAGGAAAATGGACGTTCAGTTATCAGACGAGGAGTTTGAGCAGCGTAGAAAGAATTGGACGACTCCTGCATATAAAGCCGACCGAGGGGTTCTCTACAAG TATATCAGAAATGTGCAATCTGCTTCCAAGGGATGTGTTACTGACGAATAG